The Montipora foliosa isolate CH-2021 chromosome 6, ASM3666993v2, whole genome shotgun sequence genome includes the window tcggagcagagtaaagaaccaacaaacccaaCCCAAATTTGTGTTTCAGTtttaagtgtccccaattagtgctccagtgctagaacgactagacacttcatGAAAAAGAtctagtttcctttcctttcctttccttttcacatgtgaaaccAAGTACCAGtccggccacattggtggcaggcgagtgctctcaccactgcgccatccttgctggtcatatttcaatttttgtccTTTATAAAGACTCATCATCACTCTCTTATTTCATCGCATAGGGTGGTATTGAGTTGGGTGGAATTTATGTCAAGACGATGGCTCCTGAAGGCCCAGCATCGCTAAGCGGCAAAATCAACATAGGTAAGCTGGTCTCTTCTCTCACGGTGTGTCTTTTCCCTACATAACTGCGCGCATTCGTTGTAGAGATCTAAAAAAAAGGTCTGCAGGGCTTTGCACACCATGCATGGCTTGACTTACTCTCTTTTCCGAAGTCTATTTGATAAAATAGACTCTTCaagtccccccccccaccaccgTCACTAACTAGTATGcaacaagtgaagctatgatcattgcattcatatatcatttcatcgttaatatCCAACAGTTTCAATCCGAGCAAAGATTTCAGTACTTCCTCACGTAACCGTGAATATGCACACTATAAGCGCATTTAAGTAAAGGCTTGAACGAAAACTCTGCTCAACGTTTAACGTGAAGTATAGCTTATCCTCTGGACTGAGTGACTGAGTGATTGTTTTAACCGACTTCGTACTTTGCAGGTGATAGAATCCTAGAAATAAACGGCCAGAGTCTGGAGGGTTTATCGAGACAAGAGGTAAACGATTTACAACTTTGACATTTAACGGTGATGTTAGTTCAGTGTTTCAAATTTCTAAATGTTGGAAAGTTACCCTCTCACTGTTATGATTGACCATTCTTCGTTGgtttgattgcttagtgttttCGTGGCGAAAACGCTTTGAACCACTCAAAGATGtgactttttaatttttctttttcaggctGTTAACATTCTACGGACCGCACCTTATGTCTGTACCATGTTAATCGAGAGCTGCGTCGCCGCCCCTGCAACTCCGAACGGGAAGCCAGCATTGCCTGGATCTCAGTCTACGTCTGCCTTCTATCAACCGAACAGACATCAGCAGATGCAGCCCATGATGCAACGCCAGCCGTCACTAGAATCGCAATGCTCCTCCGTGCATCAGCAATTTGTACCCGGTAAAAGCCACCAGATTGAAGACATAGTTTCAGTGAGTACTTTAAGTATAGAAAAGACGAAATCCGTCACATCGCTTCCTTTAGATAAACACAATAGTAGCGATACACTAGCTTGGGGTCAGCCATTTGGGGTCAATCCCGCTGCGGTGTCTGCTCAAATAAGGAAACGCGCTATGAGGAAGAAAATGATGATCAGTGAAAGTGCTTCGCTTGACAAGGGTGGGAGTCAAACCTCTATGGAAGAACCGAAAGATTTAAGGAAGGCGACCTCAACAATTGCGTCCCCTCAGATTACGGAAAGTGCCCCGCGAAACAAGTTATCTATGAGTGCCTTTAGCTTCTTTGGAAGTTTTCAGGGGAAGCGAGACGAGCATGCCTATCTAACTAACAAAGATGGAAAAACCTCCGTGGGCGATCATCAGTTTCCAACGGGTGATAATTTAGAGAAGCAGCCCGGAGAGGGGAATCAAGGAATGTTTCAAGGAGAAAATCCCTCCGGCTTGGACGAACACTCAACGCTGTTAAATTTCCCAGAGCAAAAAGTCCCGGAAAATGATGATTCCAATGTGGTTGGGTTTTTCCGAAAGATTCAatcatttctgttttctccCTCAACCACTTTTTCCCAATCAAAGCAACCAGATGAAGCGGAATCGTCTTGCTGTGAAAGTGATTTGGATTCCGAATTCAGTGAAATTACATCGGGGTCCTTCAATCCAGGGGAAATTGAATCCGTGCGGGAAGAACTGGAGAGTTTATTACTACGGGATTCTCCAAACAGCCAAACGGGTGTTTGCGTGGAGT containing:
- the LOC138008132 gene encoding 17S U2 SnRNP complex component HTATSF1-like, with protein sequence MRKKMMISESASLDKGGSQTSMEEPKDLRKATSTIASPQITESAPRNKLSMSAFSFFGSFQGKRDEHAYLTNKDGKTSVGDHQFPTGDNLEKQPGEGNQGMFQGENPSGLDEHSTLLNFPEQKVPENDDSNVVGFFRKIQSFLFSPSTTFSQSKQPDEAESSCCESDLDSEFSEITSGSFNPGEIESVREELESLLLRDSPNSQTGVCVELTHGELPLGEHSGEPVSQGQVSDFETKEGSNIEKGKKESGELGSRFSIFRALSVFAKNDKPLEDNKKDKTLEDDGNDKASEDDAIDKSLENDTMEKWDDEHAKVHDEDIEDKKQLITTEDTKSKSTVDEGLEKSSPTDEDVKQEEQRDREVKESSIDTSTQNKKETTV